A window from Candidatus Methylomirabilota bacterium encodes these proteins:
- a CDS encoding LysR family transcriptional regulator → MDLRQLRAFVAIVDTGGFARAAARVHLSQPALSRQIHALEADLGIPLFDRIGRRVQLTPEGEDLLRRSRRLLTEAESLGERAHALRGGRAGVLRVGATPQAIETVLAGFLPRYRRRHPAVDVHLVEDGGARLPDRLERGDMNLAMIPAGDARFHCRELAPLYVLAVLPAAHRLGRRAKLEIGELSDERLLLTRREFGSRQWFDAACQVAHVRPHVLLESGAPDTLVALARAGYGTAIVPSNTRIPRAGLRAVPLVHRGITIGVWATIAWDPRRFHAPHAARFVEELVAYSRHSFPGRSLSRRTLPPPRPRRLAPEISP, encoded by the coding sequence ATGGATCTGCGACAGCTCCGCGCGTTCGTGGCGATCGTCGACACCGGCGGATTTGCCCGGGCCGCCGCGCGAGTGCACCTCAGCCAGCCCGCCCTGTCACGCCAGATCCACGCTCTGGAGGCCGATCTGGGGATCCCGCTCTTCGACCGGATCGGCCGGCGCGTCCAGCTGACCCCGGAGGGCGAGGATCTGCTCCGCCGCAGCCGACGCCTCCTCACCGAGGCGGAGTCGCTCGGCGAGCGCGCGCACGCGCTCCGGGGCGGGCGAGCCGGCGTGCTCCGAGTGGGCGCCACGCCGCAGGCGATCGAGACGGTGCTCGCGGGCTTCCTCCCCCGCTATCGCCGGCGGCACCCGGCCGTAGACGTGCACCTCGTGGAGGACGGGGGCGCCCGCCTCCCCGACCGCCTCGAGCGCGGCGACATGAACCTCGCCATGATCCCGGCCGGCGATGCGCGCTTCCACTGCCGCGAGCTGGCCCCGCTCTACGTCCTGGCCGTGCTGCCCGCAGCCCATCGGCTGGGCCGCCGCGCGAAGCTGGAGATCGGCGAGCTCAGCGACGAGCGCCTGCTACTGACTCGGCGGGAGTTCGGATCCCGCCAGTGGTTCGACGCCGCCTGCCAGGTCGCGCACGTCCGTCCGCACGTCCTGCTCGAGAGCGGGGCGCCGGACACCCTGGTCGCCCTGGCCCGGGCCGGCTACGGCACCGCGATCGTGCCGTCCAACACGCGCATCCCGCGCGCCGGCCTCCGGGCAGTGCCCCTCGTCCACCGGGGAATCACGATCGGGGTGTGGGCCACCATCGCGTGGGATCCGCGGCGCTTCCACGCGCCACACGCGGCGCGCTTCGTCGAGGAGCTGGTCGCCTACTCCCGTCACTCGTTTCCCGGACGAAGCCTGTCCCGGCGGACGCTGCCTCCACCTCGACCGCGACGTCTCGCGCCCGAGATCAGCCCTTGA